The Phragmitibacter flavus genome contains a region encoding:
- a CDS encoding glycosyltransferase: protein MARFVLCPFGSGGDVNPFIWLGKLLRARGHEVVVVTVPMFDEVVKRAGLEFHGVGVREEYEALIRDPRLWQPLIGTGLVFQAAAKGMRPFFEAIREEVAKGKAGEVVVAAPFQNVAGRLAREVLKVPLVTVHLQPIAMFSVHDRAVFVQGMKWLAKLPWWVKRVMFSLPNPADVFLAPEIKKLCAEHGVKAPKRVLREWLHSPDGDLCLWPEWFAEKQRDWPEKAVAVGFPLEDLSGQFVWPEGLREFLDAGDKPVLLTAGTGNAQAREFFEVGLRACEKLGRRALVGTRYREQMPEVLPDWARWFEYLPFGELLPEVAAMVHHGGIGTMSQAFAAGVPQVVVPMAHDQPDNGARMERLSAGRVAARLGALEKVLSGVLESKEIRKGCAQVAGWCTEDRSAERAVDVMEGVINYGGD, encoded by the coding sequence TTCATCTGGCTTGGCAAGTTGCTGAGGGCGCGGGGGCATGAGGTGGTGGTGGTGACGGTGCCGATGTTTGATGAGGTGGTGAAACGGGCGGGGTTGGAGTTTCATGGAGTGGGAGTCCGAGAGGAGTATGAAGCGTTGATCCGTGATCCGAGATTGTGGCAGCCGTTGATTGGAACGGGCCTGGTTTTTCAAGCGGCGGCGAAGGGGATGCGGCCGTTTTTTGAAGCGATCCGGGAAGAGGTGGCGAAGGGCAAGGCGGGCGAGGTGGTGGTGGCGGCTCCGTTTCAGAATGTGGCGGGGCGACTGGCGCGTGAGGTGTTGAAGGTGCCGTTGGTGACGGTGCATTTGCAGCCGATTGCGATGTTCAGCGTGCATGACAGGGCGGTGTTTGTGCAGGGGATGAAGTGGCTGGCGAAGCTGCCATGGTGGGTGAAGCGGGTGATGTTCAGTCTGCCCAATCCTGCCGATGTTTTTTTGGCACCGGAGATCAAGAAGTTGTGTGCGGAGCATGGGGTGAAGGCTCCGAAGCGGGTGTTGAGGGAATGGTTGCATTCGCCAGATGGGGATTTGTGTTTGTGGCCGGAATGGTTTGCAGAGAAGCAGCGTGACTGGCCGGAGAAGGCGGTGGCGGTGGGGTTTCCCTTGGAGGATCTGAGTGGGCAGTTTGTTTGGCCTGAAGGTTTGCGGGAGTTTCTTGATGCGGGTGACAAACCGGTTTTGTTAACGGCAGGAACGGGCAATGCGCAGGCTCGGGAATTTTTTGAGGTCGGGTTGCGGGCGTGTGAGAAGTTGGGTCGGCGTGCGCTGGTGGGAACGCGGTATCGGGAGCAGATGCCGGAGGTGTTGCCGGATTGGGCGCGGTGGTTTGAGTATCTGCCGTTTGGTGAGTTGTTGCCGGAGGTGGCGGCGATGGTGCATCATGGAGGGATTGGCACAATGTCGCAGGCGTTTGCAGCGGGGGTGCCTCAGGTGGTGGTGCCGATGGCGCATGATCAGCCGGACAATGGAGCGCGGATGGAAAGGTTGAGTGCGGGCAGGGTGGCGGCGAGATTGGGAGCTTTAGAGAAGGTTTTGAGCGGTGTGTTGGAGAGCAAGGAGATAAGAAAGGGATGCGCGCAAGTGGCGGGATGGTGCACAGAAGATCGGTCGGCTGAGCGGGCAGTTGACGTGATGGAGGGGGTCATCAACTACGGGGGAGATTGA